In the Sediminibacter sp. Hel_I_10 genome, one interval contains:
- the pepT gene encoding peptidase T — protein MIAKKDIIKRFVSYVTVDTESDPESNTTPSTSKQWDLANSLAKELIAIGMQEVSIDDNAYIMATLPSNVDHKVPTIGFISHFDTSPDFTGANVKPRVIDLYDGKDIVLNKEQNIILSPSYFEDLLLYVGDTLIVTDGTTLLGADDKAGITEIVSAMEYLIQHPEIKHGTIKVGFTPDEEIGRGAHKFDVEKFGADYAYTMDGSQVGELEYENFNAAGAKVTVKGKIVHPGYAKGKMVNSMYIATDFINSLPRLETPEHTEDYQGFFHLHDIEGSVDETVLKYIIRDHDKDHFEARKEMMQQLTDEINAEYGREVISIEIKDQYFNMKEKVEPVKHIVDIAEKAMKQLNIEPIIKPIRGGTDGSQLSYMGLPCPNIFAGGHNFHGRYEYVPVESMIKATEVICKIAELTALKPKS, from the coding sequence ATGATTGCAAAAAAAGATATTATAAAACGTTTTGTAAGTTACGTAACCGTCGACACAGAGTCTGACCCAGAGAGTAACACCACTCCTAGTACTTCAAAACAATGGGACTTGGCAAATAGTCTCGCTAAAGAGCTCATCGCTATTGGTATGCAAGAGGTTAGCATTGATGACAATGCCTACATTATGGCGACCTTACCAAGCAACGTAGATCATAAAGTACCAACAATTGGCTTTATTTCTCATTTTGATACCTCGCCAGATTTTACAGGAGCCAACGTAAAGCCAAGAGTTATTGATTTATATGATGGAAAAGACATTGTGCTCAATAAAGAACAAAACATCATTTTATCGCCCTCCTATTTTGAAGATCTCCTTTTGTATGTAGGAGATACGTTGATTGTTACGGATGGCACAACGCTATTAGGAGCCGATGATAAGGCTGGTATTACAGAGATTGTTTCGGCAATGGAGTATTTGATTCAGCATCCAGAAATCAAACACGGAACCATAAAAGTAGGATTTACGCCAGATGAGGAAATTGGCCGTGGTGCTCATAAATTTGACGTTGAAAAATTTGGTGCAGACTATGCCTATACTATGGACGGTAGCCAAGTTGGCGAGTTGGAATACGAAAATTTCAATGCAGCCGGTGCCAAAGTCACCGTAAAAGGAAAAATTGTTCATCCAGGGTATGCCAAAGGAAAAATGGTAAATTCCATGTACATTGCTACCGACTTTATAAATTCCTTACCAAGATTAGAAACACCAGAGCATACCGAAGACTATCAAGGTTTTTTCCATTTACATGACATTGAAGGGAGCGTAGATGAAACCGTCCTAAAATACATCATCCGTGATCATGATAAAGATCATTTTGAAGCACGAAAGGAAATGATGCAACAGCTTACCGATGAGATCAATGCCGAATATGGTCGTGAGGTCATTTCCATTGAAATTAAGGACCAATATTTTAACATGAAGGAAAAAGTAGAGCCTGTAAAACATATTGTGGATATTGCTGAAAAAGCTATGAAACAATTAAATATAGAGCCCATTATTAAACCTATTCGTGGTGGAACCGATGGATCGCAATTGAGCTATATGGGCCTACCTTGCCCCAATATATTTGCTGGAGGCCACAACTTTCACGGACGTTATGAATATGTACCTGTAGAAAGTATGATAAAAGCCACGGAAGTCATCTGTAAAATTGCAGAGCTGACCGCGTTAAAGCCGAAAAGTTAA
- a CDS encoding DUF4856 domain-containing protein: protein MKKIALSLLAISALFTSCSNDDDNTITQPQVLAPVSYTFERNGESTVDFNGQTTRIAMAGELASALLVESNTETQLDGMFAHVEGNNDFEDADLNASDKSVRSKVAASKDYFSSNVTLSNTIKADFDFWIEDQANNVFPNWNSIATAGNAGQLQQAGGGAIRYINAKGFENNQLVSKGLIGGLMIDQILNNYLSTAVLDEGSNIEDNNSGVVVVDKTYTTMEHKWDEAFGYLYGAEADASMPVLGADSFLNEYLDRLEADEDFSGIAQTVFDAFKLGRAAIVAKDYDLRDAQANIIKTNLSLIPAVRAVHYLQAGKVKLDEGDMASAFHQLSEGFGFVYSLQFTRQPNSANPYFTNAEVMAYIAELSAENGFWDVTPETLESISQEIAARFNFTVEAAN from the coding sequence ATGAAAAAAATCGCCTTAAGTTTATTAGCCATTTCAGCTTTATTTACGTCATGCTCTAATGATGATGACAATACTATAACACAACCACAAGTGCTAGCTCCTGTAAGCTATACGTTTGAGAGAAACGGAGAGTCTACAGTAGATTTCAACGGTCAAACCACACGAATTGCTATGGCTGGTGAATTGGCGTCAGCACTATTGGTAGAATCAAATACAGAAACGCAACTAGATGGCATGTTTGCTCATGTTGAAGGAAACAATGATTTTGAAGATGCAGATTTAAACGCATCAGATAAAAGTGTTAGGTCTAAAGTTGCTGCGTCTAAAGATTATTTTTCTTCTAACGTAACACTTTCAAACACTATAAAAGCAGATTTTGATTTCTGGATTGAAGATCAAGCCAACAACGTTTTCCCAAATTGGAATAGCATTGCAACCGCAGGAAATGCAGGACAATTGCAACAAGCAGGTGGTGGCGCCATACGATATATAAACGCCAAGGGTTTTGAAAACAATCAATTGGTCTCTAAAGGATTAATTGGTGGATTAATGATTGATCAAATCCTAAATAACTACTTAAGTACGGCAGTTTTAGACGAAGGTTCTAATATTGAAGATAATAATTCTGGTGTTGTAGTAGTAGACAAGACTTACACAACTATGGAGCACAAATGGGATGAAGCTTTTGGATATTTGTATGGTGCAGAAGCAGATGCATCAATGCCTGTTTTAGGAGCAGATTCTTTTCTTAATGAGTATTTAGATCGTTTGGAGGCAGATGAAGATTTCTCAGGAATCGCGCAAACTGTTTTTGATGCCTTTAAATTAGGCCGTGCTGCTATTGTTGCTAAAGATTATGATTTAAGAGATGCACAAGCAAACATTATAAAAACCAACTTGTCATTAATACCTGCTGTAAGAGCAGTACACTATTTACAAGCAGGAAAAGTGAAATTAGATGAGGGTGATATGGCTAGTGCATTTCACCAGCTCTCTGAAGGTTTTGGATTTGTCTACAGCTTACAGTTTACAAGACAACCAAACTCAGCTAATCCTTATTTTACAAATGCAGAAGTCATGGCTTATATCGCAGAACTTTCAGCAGAAAATGGGTTTTGGGATGTTACACCAGAAACTTTAGAGAGCATCTCTCAAGAAATTGCTGCACGTTTCAACTTTACTGTTGAAGCAGCAAACTAA
- a CDS encoding HTTM domain-containing protein, translating to MTTTIKTYLNTTTNAAPLAVFRVFFGIMMCFSLIRFWYHGWIEKFYIQPKFHFKYYGFEWVKSLGEYNYLLFFFCGIAALFVALGLKYRIAIIAFFLSFTYIELIDKTTYLNHYYFISVLSFLMIFLPANAKFSVDNLLRKNSYQNIPNWTIDSIKLLLGIVYFYAGIAKLNSDWLLRAMPLKMWLPSKYDLPFIGHNLMQQDWFHYAMSWSGMLYDLAIPFLLLYKRTRVFAFVLVVIFHVFTRVLFSIGMFPYIMIVATLIFFDASVHEKIIAIIKRTIKPFRRKVKAFQTIETYRFSNRKIIVSIIAVFFAFQMVFPFRYLCYKNELFWTEEGYRLSWRVMLMEKAGLATFKVVNSKTGSFFYVENSDFLSALQEKQMSFQPDFILEYAHFLGDHFTAQGHENVQIFVDSFVALNGRLSQQYIDPTVDLYQEKESFKPKDWILPFKDEIKGF from the coding sequence ATGACCACAACAATCAAAACATATCTCAATACAACTACCAATGCTGCGCCTCTTGCAGTATTTCGTGTATTTTTTGGTATCATGATGTGTTTTAGTCTTATCAGGTTCTGGTATCACGGCTGGATTGAAAAATTTTATATTCAACCTAAATTCCATTTCAAATATTATGGTTTTGAATGGGTCAAATCTTTAGGAGAGTATAATTATCTGCTCTTTTTTTTCTGCGGAATCGCTGCGCTTTTTGTCGCATTGGGATTAAAATACAGAATAGCTATTATCGCCTTCTTTTTGAGTTTTACTTATATTGAACTCATTGACAAAACCACCTATCTCAATCATTACTATTTTATAAGTGTACTTAGTTTTTTAATGATTTTTCTACCTGCAAACGCTAAATTTTCAGTAGATAATTTACTTCGGAAAAACAGCTACCAAAACATCCCAAATTGGACGATAGATAGCATTAAATTATTATTAGGTATCGTCTATTTCTACGCAGGAATTGCAAAATTAAATAGCGATTGGTTACTTAGGGCAATGCCTTTAAAAATGTGGTTGCCCTCAAAATACGACTTACCGTTTATAGGTCATAATCTCATGCAACAAGATTGGTTTCATTACGCGATGAGCTGGTCTGGAATGCTATATGACCTCGCAATTCCGTTTTTGTTATTGTATAAGCGCACTCGTGTTTTTGCCTTTGTTTTAGTGGTTATTTTCCATGTGTTTACACGTGTCTTATTCTCCATTGGCATGTTTCCATATATTATGATTGTTGCGACATTAATCTTTTTTGATGCTAGCGTTCACGAAAAAATAATTGCCATAATCAAGCGTACGATCAAACCTTTCCGAAGAAAAGTGAAAGCGTTCCAAACAATTGAAACGTACCGGTTTTCAAACCGAAAGATTATAGTCTCAATTATTGCTGTGTTCTTTGCATTTCAGATGGTATTTCCATTTCGGTATTTGTGTTATAAGAACGAATTGTTTTGGACGGAGGAAGGCTACAGACTATCATGGCGAGTTATGCTCATGGAGAAAGCAGGATTGGCAACGTTTAAAGTCGTAAATTCTAAAACCGGATCGTTTTTCTACGTGGAAAACTCTGATTTTTTATCAGCACTTCAAGAAAAGCAGATGAGTTTTCAACCTGATTTTATTTTAGAATACGCGCATTTTTTAGGAGATCATTTTACAGCCCAAGGCCATGAAAACGTGCAGATTTTTGTAGATAGTTTTGTGGCATTAAACGGTAGATTGAGTCAGCAGTATATTGATCCAACCGTAGATTTATATCAAGAAAAAGAATCATTTAAACCCAAAGATTGGATATTACCATTTAAAGATGAGATTAAAGGATTTTAA
- a CDS encoding LysE family translocator has protein sequence MNYELLVSFVFATAALAISPGPDNIYVMMQSLVHGKWFGLATLAGLLSGCLVHTTLVAFGVSAIIKENDTVFFIIKLFGALYLLYLAFRVYQSDATLRLDSDHVPKKNKVQLFKQGFIMNVLNPKVSIFFLAFFPGFLFSNSLSTEVQFYILGFLFMLVSAIIFGGIAILAGQISTYVKKNASIGLYLKWLQIIVFVGIAILIMTSEK, from the coding sequence TTGAATTACGAGTTATTAGTGTCTTTTGTTTTTGCGACTGCTGCATTAGCCATTTCTCCTGGTCCAGACAACATCTATGTTATGATGCAAAGTCTGGTTCATGGCAAATGGTTTGGCTTGGCAACTCTTGCAGGGCTGCTATCAGGTTGTTTAGTACACACCACTTTAGTGGCTTTTGGAGTATCGGCCATCATAAAAGAAAATGACACTGTATTTTTTATAATTAAACTATTTGGTGCGTTATACCTTTTATATCTTGCCTTTAGAGTATACCAATCTGATGCGACGTTGCGTTTAGACTCAGATCATGTTCCGAAGAAAAATAAGGTACAACTTTTTAAACAAGGGTTTATTATGAATGTACTCAACCCTAAGGTCTCCATTTTTTTCTTAGCATTCTTCCCTGGGTTTTTATTTAGTAACAGCTTAAGCACAGAGGTTCAGTTTTATATTTTAGGATTTTTATTCATGTTGGTCTCTGCTATTATCTTTGGTGGTATTGCGATTTTAGCAGGACAGATTTCTACTTACGTTAAGAAAAATGCGAGTATTGGCTTGTATTTGAAATGGTTGCAGATTATTGTATTTGTTGGTATTGCCATCCTTATAATGACTTCAGAAAAATAG
- a CDS encoding imelysin family protein, producing the protein MMKKIVLSLFTIALLIACSESDDSGSGTSSDGFDRQAMLTNWADNIIVPAFQDLNSDLAVLKTDKDAFLATPNQTTLDALRTSWLESYKTWQYVEMFDIGKAEELNYADQMNIYPANITNIQNNIALGAGNYNLAAPSNNSSVGFPAVDYMLYGIANTDAEIIGAFSTDSNFENNKTYLSNLIDRMDALSLLITNDWLTNYRDVFVNSTANTATSSTNKLTNDFIFYYEKGLRANKFGIPAGVFSSTPLNTKVEAFYNEEVSKVLADEALKAVQDFFNGKAYNSASTGESFHSYLDYLNTIKEGEDLSTIINNQFNTAEGKIQVLDNNFSQQIITNNNKMTEAYDELQKAVVLLKVDMVQALNISVDFIDADGD; encoded by the coding sequence ATGATGAAGAAAATTGTTTTAAGCTTATTTACAATTGCGCTATTAATTGCCTGTTCAGAGTCTGATGACTCTGGATCTGGAACATCGTCAGATGGTTTTGACCGTCAAGCCATGTTGACCAATTGGGCAGATAATATTATTGTTCCAGCTTTTCAAGATTTAAATTCAGATTTAGCAGTATTAAAAACGGATAAAGATGCGTTTTTAGCAACTCCAAATCAAACCACTTTAGATGCTTTAAGAACCTCTTGGTTAGAATCTTATAAGACTTGGCAGTATGTAGAGATGTTTGATATTGGTAAAGCAGAAGAGCTTAACTATGCAGATCAAATGAATATTTATCCTGCAAACATTACTAATATTCAAAATAATATTGCTCTTGGAGCGGGTAATTACAATCTGGCGGCACCAAGCAATAATTCATCTGTGGGTTTCCCTGCTGTAGACTATATGTTATATGGTATTGCAAATACTGATGCAGAGATTATAGGCGCATTTTCAACCGATTCAAATTTTGAGAATAATAAGACATATTTGTCTAATCTTATAGATAGAATGGATGCTTTGAGCCTTTTAATAACTAACGATTGGTTGACAAACTATCGAGATGTTTTTGTTAATAGTACAGCAAATACAGCTACAAGTTCTACAAATAAATTGACCAATGATTTCATATTTTACTATGAGAAAGGATTGAGAGCTAATAAATTTGGTATTCCGGCAGGTGTATTTTCATCAACGCCTTTAAATACTAAAGTAGAAGCATTTTATAATGAAGAAGTATCTAAAGTTTTGGCTGATGAGGCTTTAAAAGCGGTACAAGATTTCTTTAATGGTAAAGCTTACAATTCAGCGTCTACTGGAGAAAGTTTTCATTCGTATTTGGATTATTTAAATACTATCAAAGAAGGTGAGGATCTAAGTACGATCATAAATAATCAATTTAATACCGCAGAGGGAAAAATTCAAGTTTTAGATAATAATTTTTCACAGCAGATCATCACTAACAATAATAAAATGACTGAGGCTTATGATGAACTTCAAAAAGCAGTGGTCTTGTTAAAAGTAGATATGGTGCAAGCCTTAAATATAAGTGTTGATTTCATTGACGCAGATGGCGATTAA
- a CDS encoding DUF1573 domain-containing protein, with protein sequence MKKVVLGLSALCMLALTSCKEDATSKIDSDNVTAAAERDASSSEYPMISFEEKEHDFGTIANGTPVETKFKYTNTGDSPLVVSNIKSTCGCTVPSDWNRDPLAPGESSEFTVKFNGKGTNQVQKTITLTTNTEKGSETVKIKAFVEPDPNAPAKRAGSAAIKPAQ encoded by the coding sequence ATGAAAAAAGTAGTTTTAGGATTGAGCGCACTTTGTATGTTAGCCTTGACCTCTTGTAAAGAAGATGCAACAAGTAAAATTGATTCAGACAATGTAACGGCTGCCGCTGAAAGAGATGCGTCATCTAGCGAATATCCAATGATTTCTTTTGAAGAGAAAGAGCATGATTTTGGTACCATCGCTAATGGTACTCCTGTTGAGACTAAGTTTAAATATACAAACACAGGTGATTCACCGTTAGTGGTTAGCAATATTAAAAGTACTTGTGGATGTACTGTACCTTCAGATTGGAACAGAGATCCTTTAGCTCCTGGAGAGTCTTCAGAATTTACAGTAAAGTTTAACGGTAAAGGAACTAACCAAGTTCAAAAAACAATTACCTTAACTACCAATACTGAAAAAGGTTCTGAAACTGTAAAGATCAAAGCTTTCGTAGAGCCAGATCCAAATGCACCAGCTAAAAGAGCAGGTTCAGCAGCAATTAAACCTGCACAATAA
- a CDS encoding quinone-dependent dihydroorotate dehydrogenase: MYKALLRPILFKFDPEKVHHFTFSLINTLSKIPGVPAIFRSQYQIEHKALERELFGLKFKNPVGLAAGFDKNAVLYNELANFGFGFIEIGTVTPKAQEGNPKKRLFRLKEDQAIINRMGFNNEGLEAAISQLKKNKGRLIIGGNIGKNTQTLPEDYTKDYLECFNELHPYVDYFVLNVSCPNVGSHAKLNDKDYLVELISEVKKANLNFKKQRPILLKIAPDLNTTQLDEIVELVEETKLDGVIASNTSTDRSGLIASDKRLQDIGNGGLSGQPIKDKSTKVIKYLADKSDKSFPIIGVGGIHSAEDALEKLNAGADLVQLYTGFIYEGPQLIKAINKAIIKKANQN; the protein is encoded by the coding sequence ATGTATAAAGCCCTCCTTAGACCCATCTTATTCAAGTTTGATCCTGAAAAGGTACATCACTTCACATTCTCATTAATCAATACCCTTAGTAAAATTCCTGGTGTTCCAGCAATTTTTAGAAGTCAATATCAAATAGAGCATAAGGCTTTAGAGCGAGAGCTTTTCGGACTCAAATTTAAAAATCCGGTAGGTTTGGCGGCTGGTTTTGATAAAAATGCGGTACTATACAATGAGCTGGCGAATTTTGGTTTTGGGTTTATTGAAATAGGAACAGTAACACCTAAGGCCCAAGAAGGAAACCCGAAGAAGCGATTATTTCGATTAAAGGAAGATCAAGCCATCATCAATAGAATGGGGTTTAATAACGAAGGTCTAGAAGCAGCTATCTCGCAATTAAAAAAGAATAAAGGACGATTGATCATTGGAGGGAATATTGGTAAAAACACACAGACGCTTCCAGAAGATTATACTAAGGATTATTTAGAATGCTTCAATGAGTTACATCCGTACGTCGATTACTTTGTACTTAACGTAAGTTGCCCAAACGTAGGTAGCCACGCTAAACTTAATGATAAAGATTATCTGGTAGAGCTCATTTCCGAAGTAAAAAAAGCGAATCTTAATTTTAAGAAGCAAAGACCAATTTTATTGAAAATTGCGCCAGACCTTAATACTACCCAATTAGATGAAATTGTAGAATTGGTTGAAGAAACAAAACTAGATGGTGTTATTGCAAGTAATACCTCTACAGATCGTAGTGGTCTTATCGCATCTGATAAGCGCCTTCAAGATATAGGAAATGGTGGCTTAAGTGGGCAACCTATTAAAGACAAATCGACCAAGGTTATCAAATACCTGGCAGATAAGAGTGATAAGTCTTTTCCTATTATTGGAGTAGGAGGGATACATTCTGCAGAGGATGCTTTAGAAAAATTAAATGCTGGTGCAGATTTGGTTCAACTCTATACAGGGTTTATTTACGAAGGGCCTCAACTTATTAAAGCAATCAATAAAGCAATTATAAAAAAAGCGAACCAAAATTAA
- the yajC gene encoding preprotein translocase subunit YajC, with protein sequence MGITDILPFVAMFAVVYFFMIAPQMKRAKQEKKFAAELKRGDKVITKSGLHGKVVDLNDKDNSCVIETLAGKIKFERSAISMEMSKKLNTPVVTTK encoded by the coding sequence ATGGGTATTACAGATATATTACCTTTCGTAGCCATGTTTGCAGTGGTGTATTTCTTTATGATTGCGCCGCAAATGAAGCGTGCAAAACAAGAAAAGAAATTTGCAGCAGAGCTTAAGAGAGGAGACAAAGTCATAACAAAAAGTGGATTACACGGTAAGGTGGTTGACTTGAATGATAAAGATAACTCTTGTGTAATTGAAACACTTGCTGGAAAAATTAAATTTGAGCGTTCTGCAATTTCTATGGAAATGAGCAAAAAGCTTAATACACCAGTAGTGACGACGAAATAA
- a CDS encoding hydroxymethylglutaryl-CoA lyase, giving the protein MSAPLKIIECPRDAMQGIKSFIPTAQKVQYIQSLLRVGFDTIDFGSFVSPKAIPQMVDTSEVLAQLDLSKTHSKLLAIIANTRGAEDACRHPEIEYLGFPFSISENFQMRNTHKTIAQSVITLSEILELANKNHKKVVVYISMGFGNPYGDPWNVEIVGEWTERLSAMGVEILSLSDTVGSSDPETIDYLFSNLIPKYPKIEFGAHLHTTPTTWFEKIDAAYNAGCMRYDGAIQGFGGCPMAKDELTGNMPTEKLLSYFTSKKENTLHAMSFESAYNEATKIFKAYH; this is encoded by the coding sequence ATGAGCGCACCCTTAAAAATAATTGAATGTCCGCGCGATGCCATGCAGGGCATCAAATCCTTTATTCCAACAGCCCAAAAAGTACAGTATATACAATCTCTGTTGCGTGTGGGATTTGATACTATTGATTTTGGAAGTTTTGTTTCACCAAAGGCCATCCCGCAAATGGTTGATACTTCTGAAGTATTGGCACAACTTGACCTTTCTAAAACACATAGTAAGTTGCTTGCTATCATTGCCAATACTAGAGGGGCCGAAGATGCTTGCAGACATCCTGAAATAGAATATTTAGGATTTCCGTTTTCCATTTCAGAGAATTTTCAAATGCGAAATACCCATAAGACCATTGCGCAATCGGTAATCACGCTTTCTGAAATTTTAGAACTTGCCAATAAGAATCATAAAAAAGTAGTGGTCTATATCTCTATGGGTTTTGGAAATCCCTATGGCGATCCCTGGAATGTGGAGATCGTAGGAGAGTGGACAGAACGCTTGAGCGCTATGGGTGTAGAGATTTTATCGTTGAGTGATACTGTGGGGAGCTCAGACCCAGAGACCATTGATTATTTGTTTTCTAACCTTATTCCTAAATATCCCAAGATTGAATTTGGGGCACATTTGCACACCACGCCAACTACTTGGTTTGAAAAAATTGACGCTGCCTATAACGCTGGATGTATGAGATATGATGGCGCCATACAAGGCTTTGGAGGTTGCCCGATGGCAAAGGATGAACTTACGGGAAACATGCCTACAGAAAAATTACTATCTTATTTTACTTCAAAAAAAGAAAATACCTTGCATGCTATGAGTTTTGAAAGTGCTTATAACGAGGCTACAAAAATCTTCAAAGCTTATCACTAA
- a CDS encoding T9SS type A sorting domain-containing protein, translating into MFKKLQLSVKLSALTLFTFCGLNVNAQIEPECGTIVSPEAEAGFLQLLPELQKIEKGYTQQFMSRSAEFLNFVPIKAHVLRTDDGSGGLSESQLNDAITEMNAIYANASIEFFVCGGINYIDSSEYYNFNKSEESALTSSHNIEDVINIYFANTVVSATGSSLCGYAYFPGGPETILMKNSCATNGSTLSHEMGHFFALSHTHGNFSTTTELVDGSNCDYNGDYICDTPADPKLSYSNVNYSCTYTGSSVDANNDTYVPDEQNLMSYSRKECRNVFSPQQYARINAVYQTARANLTCPDLNVAFETSYSNDCNNSMTVNFTDNSVGATSWEWDVNADGIVDYTTQNPTHTYTDAGKYDVALSITSDDATTIGMMQAEFVNIGVRTVSTSQLQLTLNTDDRPSEITWALKDGEGNTLYSGGPYTEGSDDNVTITETFAVNSISTDCYKFEISDSAGNGICCSSGGSGSYELRDANNVLLVSGSDYASGEETYMANETLSASQFLSKDNISLFPNPTTSDITIKLANNSKLPDTYEIYNTLGQKVAQKNINSLSDLKINVASLHSGMYFVKLSKDSGLLTIPFIKN; encoded by the coding sequence ATGTTTAAAAAACTACAACTCTCAGTCAAATTGAGTGCCCTCACATTATTCACATTTTGCGGCCTCAACGTAAATGCTCAAATTGAACCAGAATGCGGAACTATCGTTTCCCCCGAAGCCGAAGCTGGTTTTTTGCAACTTTTACCAGAACTTCAAAAAATTGAAAAGGGATACACCCAACAGTTCATGTCTCGTTCTGCAGAATTTTTAAACTTTGTCCCAATCAAAGCTCACGTATTAAGAACCGATGATGGCAGCGGTGGTTTATCAGAGTCTCAACTCAATGACGCCATTACCGAAATGAACGCTATTTATGCCAACGCCTCCATAGAATTTTTTGTTTGTGGTGGTATAAACTATATAGATAGCTCAGAGTATTATAATTTTAATAAAAGCGAAGAAAGTGCTTTAACGTCTAGTCATAATATTGAAGACGTTATCAATATTTATTTTGCTAATACGGTGGTATCTGCCACGGGATCTAGTTTATGTGGTTATGCATATTTCCCTGGTGGTCCAGAAACCATTTTAATGAAAAATTCTTGTGCTACAAACGGGAGCACATTATCTCATGAAATGGGACACTTTTTTGCCTTATCTCATACTCATGGTAACTTTTCTACAACTACCGAGCTTGTAGATGGTTCAAACTGTGATTATAATGGTGATTATATTTGTGATACACCAGCTGATCCAAAATTAAGCTACAGTAACGTCAATTACTCATGTACCTATACAGGAAGCAGTGTTGATGCTAACAACGATACTTATGTTCCAGATGAACAAAATTTAATGTCTTACTCTCGCAAAGAGTGTAGAAATGTGTTTTCTCCTCAACAGTATGCAAGAATCAACGCCGTATATCAAACGGCACGTGCCAACCTCACTTGTCCAGATTTAAATGTGGCCTTTGAAACGTCTTACAGTAATGATTGTAACAACTCAATGACGGTAAACTTTACAGATAATAGCGTTGGTGCCACCTCTTGGGAATGGGATGTTAATGCTGATGGCATTGTAGATTACACGACTCAAAACCCAACTCATACTTATACAGATGCAGGTAAATACGATGTGGCTTTGAGCATTACAAGCGATGATGCCACAACCATAGGCATGATGCAAGCAGAGTTTGTCAACATTGGCGTAAGAACGGTAAGCACATCTCAATTACAATTAACGCTCAACACAGATGATCGTCCTTCTGAAATTACATGGGCTCTTAAAGACGGCGAAGGAAATACACTTTATTCTGGAGGTCCTTACACTGAAGGTAGCGATGATAACGTCACCATTACCGAAACATTCGCTGTAAACAGTATTTCTACAGACTGCTATAAATTTGAAATTAGCGATAGCGCTGGTAACGGGATCTGTTGTTCAAGTGGAGGAAGTGGAAGTTATGAATTAAGAGATGCCAACAATGTACTTCTTGTATCTGGAAGTGATTATGCTTCTGGTGAAGAAACCTACATGGCGAACGAAACATTATCAGCTAGTCAATTTTTGAGCAAAGATAATATCTCTTTATTCCCAAATCCTACCACTTCTGATATTACGATTAAATTGGCTAACAATTCTAAACTGCCAGACACGTATGAAATCTATAATACTTTGGGTCAAAAAGTAGCTCAAAAAAACATCAACAGCTTATCTGATCTTAAGATCAATGTAGCCTCATTACACAGTGGAATGTACTTTGTCAAGCTTTCTAAAGATAGCGGACTCCTGACAATTCCATTCATTAAAAACTAA